The following are encoded together in the Xanthobacter autotrophicus Py2 genome:
- a CDS encoding spermidine/putrescine ABC transporter ATPase subunit (TIGRFAM: spermidine/putrescine ABC transporter ATPase subunit~PFAM: ABC transporter related; Transport-associated OB domain protein~SMART: AAA ATPase~KEGG: reh:H16_B0462 ABC-type transporter, ATPase component): protein MSSIPPDAASRTRPVGVQIDGVTKRFGDATALHEAWLKIGQGEFMTLLGPSGCGKTTLLNLIAGFLEADGGEIFVSGSLMTETPPYDREIGVVFQNYALFPHMSVAKNVGYGLRMRGVPKREIEQRVAEALALVKLAAFGDRKPRQLSGGQQQRVALARALVIRPKVLLLDEPFSALDKNLRGSMQLELKEIQRKLGVTTIFVTHDQSEALSMSDRIAVMSDGRIRQVGTPDEIYRRPLDPFVAAFVGDVNVLPARLERRLGDMATVVLGEARVQVRAQTLDGLAPGAAVDLFVRPDAMRFAEAEGVLSGTVATHVYQGSHVDVLVDVPAAKGGRVIVRVPGHEAPGRWPAGARVTLDFAAGDAVAFASDAN from the coding sequence ATGTCCTCAATTCCGCCTGACGCGGCGTCCCGGACCCGCCCGGTGGGCGTCCAGATCGACGGTGTCACCAAGCGCTTCGGCGACGCCACCGCGCTGCATGAGGCGTGGCTGAAGATCGGCCAGGGCGAGTTCATGACGCTGCTCGGCCCGTCCGGCTGCGGCAAGACCACCCTTTTGAACCTCATCGCCGGCTTCCTGGAGGCGGACGGCGGCGAGATCTTCGTCTCCGGCAGCCTGATGACCGAGACGCCGCCCTATGATCGCGAGATCGGCGTGGTTTTCCAGAACTACGCGCTGTTCCCGCATATGAGCGTGGCGAAGAACGTGGGCTATGGCCTGCGCATGCGCGGCGTGCCGAAACGGGAAATCGAGCAGCGGGTAGCCGAGGCGCTGGCTCTGGTGAAGCTTGCCGCCTTCGGCGACCGCAAGCCGCGGCAGCTCTCCGGCGGCCAGCAGCAGCGCGTGGCGCTCGCCCGCGCCCTCGTCATTCGCCCCAAGGTGCTGCTGCTGGACGAGCCGTTCTCGGCCCTCGACAAGAATTTGCGCGGCTCCATGCAGTTGGAGCTGAAGGAGATCCAGAGGAAGCTCGGGGTCACCACCATCTTCGTCACCCACGACCAGAGCGAGGCGCTCTCCATGTCGGACCGCATCGCGGTGATGTCGGATGGTCGCATCCGCCAGGTGGGCACGCCGGACGAAATCTATCGCCGGCCGCTCGACCCCTTCGTCGCCGCCTTCGTGGGCGATGTGAACGTGCTGCCGGCGCGGCTTGAACGCCGGCTCGGGGATATGGCCACCGTCGTCCTGGGCGAGGCCCGGGTGCAGGTGCGCGCGCAGACCCTGGACGGCCTTGCGCCGGGCGCTGCCGTGGACCTGTTCGTGCGGCCGGACGCCATGCGGTTTGCCGAAGCCGAGGGCGTGCTGTCCGGCACGGTGGCGACCCATGTCTACCAGGGCTCCCACGTGGACGTGCTGGTGGATGTGCCGGCTGCGAAGGGCGGACGCGTCATCGTGCGCGTGCCCGGCCATGAGGCTCCGGGCCGCTGGCCGGCGGGCGCCCGCGTCACCCTCGATTTCGCCGCGGGCGACGCTGTGGCCTTCGCCTCCGATGCGAATTGA
- a CDS encoding protein of unknown function DUF1028 (PFAM: protein of unknown function DUF1028~KEGG: csa:Csal_2387 protein of unknown function DUF1028), translating to MTYSIAARCPQTGAFGIAITSSSICVASRCAWVSPLGLVTTQNVTDPALGPAGLALLRQGLGAGGVLTTLLAGTPEPAFRQASVIDRYGQVAWHSGAEALPIAGVAEGPGCIALGNLLTHDGAPAAMRDAFLADPALPLAERLLRGLEAGLEAGGETGDEHSAGLHVARTYDWPVVDLRVDWDEAPIGALRALWDRYAAEQAAFESRARAPATAPAF from the coding sequence ATGACCTATTCCATCGCCGCGCGCTGCCCGCAAACCGGGGCCTTCGGCATCGCCATCACCTCGTCCAGCATCTGCGTCGCCAGCCGCTGCGCCTGGGTGAGCCCGCTCGGGCTCGTGACCACCCAGAACGTCACCGACCCGGCGCTGGGGCCTGCGGGCCTCGCGCTGCTGCGGCAGGGCCTCGGCGCCGGCGGCGTGCTCACGACCCTGCTGGCCGGAACGCCGGAGCCCGCCTTCCGGCAGGCCAGCGTCATCGACCGCTACGGGCAGGTGGCGTGGCATTCGGGGGCCGAGGCCCTGCCCATCGCCGGGGTGGCGGAAGGGCCCGGCTGCATCGCGCTCGGCAATCTCCTCACCCATGACGGCGCGCCGGCGGCCATGCGCGATGCCTTCCTCGCCGACCCCGCCCTGCCGCTGGCCGAGCGGCTGCTGCGGGGCCTGGAAGCCGGGCTCGAAGCCGGCGGCGAGACCGGGGACGAGCATTCGGCGGGCCTTCACGTGGCGCGCACCTATGACTGGCCGGTGGTGGACCTGCGGGTGGACTGGGACGAGGCCCCTATCGGCGCCCTGCGCGCCCTGTGGGATCGCTACGCTGCCGAGCAGGCCGCCTTCGAGAGCCGCGCCCGAGCGCCGGCCACGGCGCCCGCCTTCTAG
- a CDS encoding acetylornithine deacetylase (ArgE) (TIGRFAM: acetylornithine deacetylase (ArgE)~PFAM: peptidase M20; peptidase dimerisation domain protein~KEGG: pen:PSEEN2650 N-acetylornithine deacetylase) — MSRQVSSEEILDKLISISSITDTPNEEVVAAIAAIAAPFARVRRLPNAGGEKTALLISIGPEDRPGIVLSAHTDVVAVEGQPWTSNPFRIAARDGRLYGRGTSDMKGFIACVLAALPAFAAADPLTPVHVALSYDEEIGCKGAGDLVAAVAALPARPLMCIVGEPTAMKVKRAHKGKTGWRATALGRTGHSALPHQAANAVTALARLAARLADLADELKTGAQDRAFDPPYATLHIGSLHGGGALNVVPDRAVMEFELRTIPGSDTNTLFRRIEALVQEARAVLKAQAPEADLLLEELSAYPALATASDAPEAAAVARLTGDNGVPGTIAFGTEAGLYAQAGIPTLVCGPGDIARAHKADEWIGREELAQCDAMLARLADIIRRPAADWINDQPRRT, encoded by the coding sequence ATGAGCAGGCAAGTATCATCTGAAGAAATACTTGATAAACTCATCTCAATTTCTTCAATTACAGATACGCCCAATGAGGAGGTGGTCGCCGCCATCGCGGCCATCGCCGCCCCCTTCGCCCGCGTGCGCCGCCTGCCCAACGCCGGCGGGGAGAAGACCGCGCTGCTGATTTCCATCGGGCCGGAGGACCGCCCCGGCATCGTGCTCTCCGCCCACACCGATGTGGTGGCGGTGGAGGGGCAGCCTTGGACCAGCAATCCCTTCCGCATCGCCGCGCGCGATGGCCGGCTTTACGGGCGCGGCACGTCCGACATGAAGGGCTTCATCGCCTGTGTCCTCGCGGCGCTGCCCGCCTTCGCCGCCGCCGATCCGCTTACCCCCGTGCACGTTGCGCTTTCCTATGATGAGGAGATCGGCTGCAAGGGCGCGGGCGATCTCGTGGCGGCGGTGGCGGCCCTGCCGGCGCGCCCGCTCATGTGCATCGTCGGCGAGCCTACGGCCATGAAGGTGAAGCGCGCCCACAAGGGCAAGACCGGCTGGCGCGCCACGGCGCTGGGCCGTACCGGCCATTCGGCCCTGCCGCACCAGGCGGCGAACGCGGTGACGGCGCTGGCCCGCCTCGCCGCCCGGCTCGCGGATCTGGCGGACGAGTTGAAGACCGGCGCGCAGGACCGCGCCTTCGATCCGCCCTATGCCACGCTCCACATCGGCTCCCTCCATGGCGGCGGGGCGCTCAACGTGGTGCCGGACCGGGCGGTGATGGAATTCGAGCTGCGCACCATTCCCGGCAGCGACACCAACACCCTGTTCCGCCGCATCGAGGCGCTGGTGCAGGAGGCGCGCGCGGTCCTGAAGGCGCAAGCGCCCGAGGCCGATCTGCTGCTGGAGGAGCTGTCCGCCTATCCCGCCCTCGCCACCGCCTCCGACGCGCCGGAGGCCGCTGCCGTGGCGCGGCTCACCGGCGACAATGGCGTGCCGGGCACCATCGCCTTCGGCACCGAGGCCGGGCTCTATGCGCAGGCCGGCATTCCCACCCTCGTCTGTGGCCCCGGCGACATCGCCCGCGCCCACAAGGCGGACGAATGGATCGGCCGCGAGGAGCTTGCCCAGTGCGATGCCATGCTGGCGAGACTCGCTGATATCATCCGCCGTCCGGCGGCCGACTGGATCAATGACCAACCGCGCCGCACCTGA
- a CDS encoding protein of unknown function DUF336 (PFAM: protein of unknown function DUF336~KEGG: sil:SPOA0248 hypothetical protein), translating to MSTEKAAFTRPAARLTHAGALVALTAAVAKAEAMGVPQNISIVDEGGNLLAFVRMDGAKLLSRETSLSKAISAASHRQPTSRLDPALELKLAIAAGGRLTNLEGGFPIILDGVCVGGIGVGSGKGSEDVEVAKAALAAIGAEV from the coding sequence ATGTCGACAGAGAAAGCCGCCTTCACCCGTCCGGCCGCCCGCCTTACCCATGCCGGCGCGCTGGTCGCGCTCACTGCGGCGGTGGCGAAGGCGGAGGCCATGGGCGTGCCGCAGAACATCTCCATCGTGGACGAGGGCGGCAATCTCCTCGCCTTCGTGCGCATGGACGGGGCCAAGCTGCTGTCGCGGGAGACCTCCCTGTCGAAGGCCATCAGCGCCGCCTCCCACCGCCAGCCCACCAGCCGGCTCGATCCCGCTCTGGAGCTGAAGCTCGCCATCGCCGCCGGCGGGCGCCTGACCAACCTGGAGGGTGGCTTCCCCATCATTCTCGACGGGGTGTGCGTGGGCGGCATCGGCGTCGGCTCGGGCAAGGGGTCGGAGGACGTGGAGGTGGCGAAGGCGGCTTTGGCGGCCATCGGGGCGGAAGTTTAG
- a CDS encoding arginine biosynthesis bifunctional protein ArgJ (TIGRFAM: arginine biosynthesis bifunctional protein ArgJ~PFAM: arginine biosynthesis protein ArgJ~KEGG: bra:BRADO0588 arginine biosynthesis bifunctional protein), which translates to MSSTISPLAPKFVPELLPVPGVNFTTAAAGIRYHGRTDVLVMSFAPGTTVAGVTTRSLCPSAPVEWCRELLKKGKARALVVNSGNANAFTGLKGREATQLTAEIAAVALGCKTSEVFLASTGVIGEPLDATKFEGALTEAAGRLVDWPWLDAARAIMTTDTFPKLATAQVLLGDVPVTINGIAKGAGMIAPDMATMLSFVFTDAPIAAGVLQDLLSKGVKNTFNAVTIDGDTSTSDTLLLFATGAAKARGAKTVKSVDDPALRAFRHALVDLLADLAEQVARDGEGARKLLRIQVTGAVSKKSARRIAMSIANSPLVKTAVAGEDANWGRVVMAVGKAGEPADRDRLTIAFGDYRVAHEGARDPDYDEAVVSHYMKNDVIDLFVDLGLGRGSDRVLTCDLTKEYVAINGDYRS; encoded by the coding sequence ATGTCGTCGACCATCTCTCCCCTCGCGCCCAAGTTCGTGCCCGAATTGCTGCCGGTGCCCGGGGTGAACTTCACCACCGCCGCCGCCGGCATCCGCTATCACGGGCGCACCGATGTCCTGGTCATGTCGTTCGCGCCCGGCACCACGGTGGCCGGCGTCACCACAAGGTCCCTGTGCCCGTCCGCTCCGGTGGAGTGGTGCCGCGAGCTGCTGAAGAAGGGCAAGGCCCGCGCGCTGGTGGTGAATTCCGGCAATGCCAACGCCTTTACTGGCCTGAAGGGCCGCGAGGCGACCCAGCTCACCGCCGAGATCGCCGCCGTGGCGCTGGGCTGCAAGACCTCGGAGGTGTTCCTCGCCTCCACTGGCGTCATCGGCGAGCCGCTGGACGCCACCAAGTTCGAGGGCGCGCTGACCGAGGCCGCCGGCCGCCTGGTGGACTGGCCGTGGCTCGACGCCGCCCGCGCCATCATGACCACGGACACCTTCCCCAAGCTCGCCACCGCGCAGGTGCTGCTGGGCGACGTGCCGGTGACCATCAACGGCATCGCCAAGGGCGCCGGCATGATCGCCCCTGACATGGCGACCATGCTCTCCTTCGTCTTCACCGATGCGCCCATCGCGGCCGGGGTGCTGCAGGACCTGCTCTCCAAGGGTGTGAAGAACACCTTCAACGCCGTCACCATCGACGGCGACACCTCCACCTCCGACACCCTGCTGCTGTTTGCCACCGGCGCCGCCAAGGCGCGGGGCGCGAAGACGGTGAAGAGCGTGGACGATCCGGCCCTGCGCGCCTTCCGCCACGCGCTGGTGGACCTACTCGCCGACCTTGCCGAGCAGGTGGCCCGCGACGGCGAGGGCGCCCGCAAGCTGCTACGCATCCAGGTGACCGGGGCGGTATCGAAGAAGTCGGCGCGGCGCATCGCCATGTCCATCGCCAACTCGCCGCTGGTGAAGACCGCCGTGGCCGGCGAGGATGCCAATTGGGGCCGCGTGGTGATGGCTGTGGGCAAGGCCGGCGAGCCGGCCGACCGCGACCGCCTCACCATCGCCTTCGGCGACTATCGCGTCGCCCACGAAGGCGCCCGCGATCCCGATTACGACGAGGCCGTGGTCTCCCACTACATGAAGAACGACGTGATCGACCTGTTCGTGGACCTCGGCCTGGGCCGTGGCTCCGACCGGGTGCTCACCTGCGACCTCACCAAGGAATACGTGGCGATCAACGGGGATTATCGCTCGTGA
- a CDS encoding protein of unknown function DUF541 (PFAM: protein of unknown function DUF541~KEGG: sil:SPO1429 outer membrane protein, 28Kda) yields the protein MRAGAALAVLMVFVAAASAAGAQSAARADASVPLANVEVRGSATVSLVPDMAIVSLAVVTRAEKAPAALDQNSAEAARLIAFCKESGIDGALIRYGPVRVTPRFRTANDGRGAVQEDGYEASNMIRVKLADLSKVGAFVRDAIDHGANRVNGVEFNIADRDTASETARAAAFADAQRKAQHLAGLAHLKLERVLRIIYPPRAAEAAGEVNFDLPMQPRLNVPLEAGTIDLHAEVDVTWSATGSAK from the coding sequence GTGAGGGCGGGGGCGGCCCTGGCAGTGCTGATGGTGTTCGTCGCGGCCGCCTCTGCGGCTGGGGCGCAGTCGGCGGCGCGGGCCGATGCGAGCGTACCACTAGCGAACGTGGAAGTTCGCGGGAGTGCGACCGTCTCGCTGGTGCCCGACATGGCCATCGTCTCTCTCGCCGTGGTCACGCGGGCCGAGAAGGCTCCCGCCGCGCTCGACCAGAACTCGGCAGAGGCGGCGCGGCTAATCGCGTTCTGCAAGGAGTCCGGCATCGACGGCGCGCTTATCCGCTATGGTCCGGTCAGGGTTACGCCGCGCTTCCGGACTGCCAATGACGGCCGGGGCGCCGTGCAGGAAGATGGATACGAAGCGAGCAACATGATCCGCGTGAAGCTGGCTGACCTGTCCAAGGTCGGGGCCTTCGTGCGGGACGCGATCGATCACGGCGCCAACCGGGTGAACGGTGTTGAGTTCAACATCGCGGACCGGGACACGGCGAGTGAAACCGCCCGGGCTGCCGCCTTTGCCGACGCGCAGCGCAAGGCGCAGCACCTTGCTGGCCTTGCACACCTCAAGCTGGAGCGCGTGCTCCGCATCATCTATCCGCCTCGCGCCGCGGAAGCGGCGGGCGAAGTCAACTTCGATCTGCCCATGCAGCCCCGGCTGAACGTACCCCTTGAGGCCGGCACCATTGACCTCCACGCCGAGGTGGACGTCACCTGGAGCGCCACTGGGAGCGCAAAGTGA
- a CDS encoding NUDIX hydrolase (PFAM: NUDIX hydrolase~KEGG: bbt:BBta_7592 putative mutator protein MutT), translated as MTLPLKITLVAACALVDADGRVLVAQRPEGKALAGLWEFPGGKVEPGERPEATLIRELDEELGIAVKEACLAPLTFASHAYETFHLLMPLWICRRWEGSIQRKEHQALQWLRPARLRDIPMPPADEPLIPALIDLLGP; from the coding sequence GTGACCCTCCCCCTCAAGATCACCCTCGTCGCCGCCTGCGCCCTCGTGGACGCAGACGGCCGCGTGCTTGTGGCCCAGCGGCCGGAGGGCAAGGCTCTCGCGGGCCTGTGGGAATTCCCCGGCGGCAAGGTGGAGCCGGGGGAGCGGCCCGAGGCGACGCTGATCCGCGAGCTGGACGAGGAACTGGGCATCGCGGTGAAGGAGGCGTGCCTGGCCCCGCTCACCTTCGCGAGCCACGCCTACGAGACCTTCCATCTGCTGATGCCCCTGTGGATCTGCCGCCGTTGGGAAGGCAGCATCCAGCGCAAGGAGCATCAGGCGCTGCAATGGCTGCGCCCGGCGCGCCTGCGCGACATCCCCATGCCGCCCGCCGACGAGCCGCTGATCCCCGCCCTCATCGATCTGCTGGGCCCCTGA
- a CDS encoding protein of unknown function DUF6 transmembrane (PFAM: protein of unknown function DUF6 transmembrane~KEGG: rpc:RPC_0506 protein of unknown function DUF6, transmembrane), which translates to MTSAAATRIGLLAILLWATLAVLTAATGQVPPFLLTALTFAIGGAVGVGAALAGPGLGVLKQRPLAYLHGVGGLFGYHFLYFTALKWAPAAEAGLIAYLWPLLIVLLSAFLPGGGLRRVHVIGALMGFAGTVVLLLGKGGFTGVEARFAPGYLAAFACAFIWSSYSVASRHFADVPTQAVAGFCLATAVLAGLCHLALERTVWPSGALEWAAVALLGIGPVGLAFYTWDIGMKRGDVRLLGVASYAAPVLSTLLLVATGFAAPSWSLALACALIVGGAFVATRR; encoded by the coding sequence ATGACCTCCGCTGCCGCCACCCGCATCGGCCTGCTCGCCATCCTGTTGTGGGCGACCCTTGCCGTTCTCACGGCGGCGACGGGGCAGGTGCCTCCGTTTCTCCTCACAGCGCTGACCTTCGCCATCGGCGGAGCGGTGGGCGTGGGGGCGGCGCTGGCCGGGCCGGGGCTGGGCGTGCTGAAGCAGCGGCCGCTGGCCTACCTGCATGGGGTGGGTGGGCTGTTCGGCTACCACTTCCTCTATTTCACCGCGCTGAAATGGGCACCGGCGGCGGAAGCCGGGCTGATCGCCTATCTGTGGCCCCTGCTCATCGTGCTGCTGTCTGCCTTCCTGCCCGGCGGCGGGCTGCGCCGTGTCCATGTGATCGGCGCGCTCATGGGCTTTGCTGGAACCGTGGTGCTGCTGTTGGGGAAGGGCGGCTTCACCGGCGTGGAGGCGCGCTTCGCTCCGGGCTATCTCGCCGCCTTCGCCTGCGCCTTCATCTGGTCGTCCTATTCGGTGGCCTCGCGCCATTTCGCGGATGTGCCCACCCAGGCGGTGGCGGGCTTCTGCCTCGCCACGGCGGTGCTGGCCGGCCTGTGCCACCTGGCGCTGGAACGCACCGTGTGGCCCTCCGGCGCGCTGGAATGGGCGGCGGTGGCGCTGCTGGGCATTGGCCCGGTGGGGCTGGCCTTCTACACCTGGGACATCGGCATGAAACGAGGCGACGTGCGCCTTCTGGGCGTCGCCTCCTATGCCGCGCCGGTCCTGTCCACGCTGCTGCTTGTGGCGACAGGCTTTGCCGCGCCGTCCTGGTCGCTGGCACTGGCCTGCGCCCTCATCGTCGGGGGAGCCTTCGTCGCCACCCGGCGTTGA
- a CDS encoding short-chain dehydrogenase/reductase SDR (PFAM: short-chain dehydrogenase/reductase SDR~KEGG: rfr:Rfer_0442 short-chain dehydrogenase/reductase SDR), giving the protein MADPVPAHPALASGAVAVVTGGASGIGLAAAARFAARGLKVAIADLPGEKLEAAAAHLAGIAPGGTADVLAVATDVSELSDIERLEAEVAERFGGTDVLLNNAGIQPGSALFGPLENWEKVIAVNLWGIILGSRVFGPKMIARGRPGLIVNTGSKQGITTPPGDPAYNVSKAGVKVFTEALAHELRNIEGCAVTAHLFIPGFVFTPLAAGGRTEKPAGAWTAEQTVDFMLERLEAGDFYILCPDNDVTRALDQKRIAWAAGDIIANRPPLSRWHKDYAAAFAAFVKGD; this is encoded by the coding sequence ATGGCTGATCCCGTGCCTGCCCATCCCGCCCTTGCTTCCGGTGCCGTGGCGGTCGTGACCGGCGGCGCCTCCGGCATCGGCCTTGCCGCCGCCGCCCGCTTCGCCGCGCGGGGCCTGAAGGTCGCCATCGCCGACCTGCCGGGGGAGAAGCTGGAGGCCGCCGCCGCGCACCTTGCGGGCATCGCGCCCGGCGGGACGGCCGATGTGCTTGCCGTTGCCACCGACGTGAGCGAACTGTCCGATATCGAGCGGCTGGAAGCCGAGGTGGCGGAGCGCTTCGGCGGCACCGACGTGCTGCTGAACAATGCCGGCATCCAGCCCGGCAGCGCCCTGTTCGGCCCGCTGGAAAACTGGGAGAAGGTGATCGCGGTGAACCTGTGGGGCATCATCCTCGGCTCCCGCGTGTTCGGGCCGAAAATGATTGCCCGCGGCAGGCCGGGGCTTATCGTCAATACCGGGTCCAAGCAGGGCATCACCACCCCGCCGGGCGACCCCGCCTACAATGTATCCAAGGCCGGGGTGAAGGTGTTCACCGAGGCCCTCGCCCACGAATTGCGCAACATTGAGGGCTGCGCGGTCACCGCCCACCTGTTCATTCCCGGCTTCGTCTTCACGCCGCTGGCGGCCGGCGGGCGCACGGAGAAGCCGGCCGGAGCCTGGACGGCGGAACAGACCGTGGATTTCATGCTGGAGCGCCTTGAGGCCGGCGATTTCTACATCCTGTGCCCGGACAATGATGTGACCCGCGCCCTCGACCAGAAGCGGATCGCCTGGGCGGCGGGGGACATCATCGCCAATCGGCCGCCATTGTCGCGCTGGCACAAGGACTACGCGGCCGCCTTCGCCGCCTTTGTGAAGGGCGACTGA
- a CDS encoding 3-isopropylmalate dehydrogenase (TIGRFAM: 3-isopropylmalate dehydrogenase~PFAM: isocitrate/isopropylmalate dehydrogenase~KEGG: bbt:BBta_0340 3-isopropylmalate dehydrogenase), translating to MATHKLLLLAGDGIGPEVMAEVKRVAAWLDQAGLASFAIEEDLVGGCAYDAHGAAISEDAMVRAKAADAVLLGAVGGPKWASVPYEARPEAGLLRLRKDLQLFANLRPAICYPALADASSLKREVVEGLDILIVRELTGGVYFGEPKTIMDLGNGQKRAIDTQVYDTYEIERIAAVAFELARTRRNKVTSSEKHNVMKSGVLWKEVVTALHERAYKDVELEHNLADSLAMQLVRWPKQYDVIVTDNLFGDILSDIAAMLTGSLGMLPSASLGAADPVTGKRAALYEPVHGSAPDIAGKGIANPIAMIGSLAMALRYSFNQGEVADRIDQAIAGVLASGKRTGDIAGPGTETIGTQDMGKAIIAELDAATA from the coding sequence ATGGCCACCCACAAGCTGCTCCTCCTCGCCGGCGACGGCATCGGTCCCGAAGTCATGGCCGAGGTGAAACGGGTGGCCGCATGGCTCGACCAGGCGGGCCTTGCCTCCTTCGCCATCGAAGAGGATCTGGTGGGCGGCTGCGCCTATGACGCGCACGGCGCCGCCATCTCGGAGGATGCCATGGTCCGCGCCAAGGCGGCGGACGCGGTGCTGCTCGGCGCCGTGGGCGGCCCCAAGTGGGCGAGCGTACCCTACGAGGCGCGCCCCGAGGCGGGCCTGCTGCGCCTGCGCAAGGACCTGCAGCTGTTCGCCAATCTGCGCCCCGCCATCTGCTATCCGGCGCTGGCCGATGCCTCCTCCCTCAAGCGCGAGGTGGTGGAGGGGCTCGACATCCTCATCGTGCGCGAGCTGACCGGCGGCGTCTATTTCGGCGAGCCCAAGACCATCATGGACCTCGGCAACGGCCAGAAGCGCGCCATCGACACGCAGGTCTACGACACCTACGAGATCGAGCGCATCGCTGCCGTGGCCTTCGAGCTGGCCCGCACCCGCCGCAACAAGGTGACCTCTTCCGAAAAGCACAACGTGATGAAGTCCGGCGTGCTCTGGAAGGAGGTGGTCACCGCCCTCCACGAGCGCGCCTACAAGGACGTGGAGCTGGAGCACAACCTCGCCGATTCGCTCGCCATGCAGCTCGTGCGCTGGCCCAAGCAGTATGACGTGATCGTCACCGACAATCTGTTCGGCGACATCCTTTCCGACATCGCTGCCATGCTCACCGGCTCGCTGGGCATGCTGCCCTCCGCCTCGCTGGGCGCGGCCGATCCGGTCACCGGCAAGCGCGCGGCGCTGTACGAGCCGGTGCACGGCTCGGCCCCCGACATTGCCGGCAAGGGCATCGCCAATCCCATCGCCATGATCGGCTCGCTGGCCATGGCCCTGCGCTATTCGTTCAACCAGGGCGAGGTGGCGGACCGCATCGACCAGGCCATCGCCGGCGTGCTGGCCTCCGGCAAGCGCACTGGCGATATCGCCGGCCCGGGCACCGAGACCATCGGCACCCAGGACATGGGCAAGGCCATCATCGCCGAGCTGGATGCTGCCACCGCCTGA
- a CDS encoding Rhodanese domain protein (PFAM: Rhodanese domain protein~KEGG: rpa:RPA2012 hypothetical protein) produces MSERNPFGGTITHLSPAEVRQGLADGTILLVDVREANEIQAERIPGATPFPLSKFDPAALPDPAGKRLVFSCRSGQRSQQAAAYAQKAGLPYEEHMKGGIIGWREAGFEVERG; encoded by the coding sequence ATGAGCGAACGCAACCCCTTCGGCGGGACCATCACGCATCTATCGCCGGCCGAGGTCCGCCAGGGCCTCGCCGACGGCACCATCCTCCTCGTGGACGTGCGCGAGGCGAACGAGATCCAGGCCGAGCGCATCCCGGGCGCGACACCGTTTCCGCTGAGCAAGTTCGACCCCGCCGCCCTGCCCGATCCGGCAGGCAAGCGCCTGGTGTTCTCCTGCCGCTCGGGCCAGCGCTCGCAGCAGGCCGCGGCCTACGCCCAGAAGGCGGGCCTGCCTTATGAGGAGCACATGAAGGGCGGCATCATCGGCTGGCGCGAAGCCGGCTTCGAGGTCGAGCGCGGCTGA
- a CDS encoding 17 kDa surface antigen (PFAM: 17 kDa surface antigen~KEGG: bbt:BBta_7476 putative exported protein of unknown function) → MTIRSGLALALAVATFAGTVAPAAAQNSTVGGALIGGTAGALIGGAATGSAGGVAAGAIIGGTTGAIIGSQQDRNRAYYFWGNDGRCYLRQSNGAVVRVSRGNC, encoded by the coding sequence ATGACCATCCGTTCCGGCCTCGCCCTGGCCCTCGCAGTGGCCACTTTCGCCGGCACCGTGGCACCGGCCGCGGCGCAGAACAGCACGGTGGGCGGCGCGCTCATCGGCGGCACGGCAGGCGCGCTTATCGGTGGCGCCGCCACCGGCTCCGCGGGCGGTGTCGCAGCGGGTGCCATCATCGGCGGCACCACCGGCGCCATCATCGGCAGCCAGCAGGACCGCAACCGCGCCTACTACTTCTGGGGAAATGACGGCCGCTGCTATCTGCGCCAAAGCAATGGCGCGGTGGTGCGGGTGTCCCGCGGCAACTGCTGA